A region of Diospyros lotus cultivar Yz01 chromosome 3, ASM1463336v1, whole genome shotgun sequence DNA encodes the following proteins:
- the LOC127798438 gene encoding uncharacterized protein LOC127798438 yields the protein MKRAKPWSDGDDDDSSSDESSTLDTDAESNDGSNKNKVDVSVTSRRPSKEKASEGDSGKRKNRAIDFEALSRHGYKGGLSVLSVPLPQDGNDQKQDWSWSTGKEGHPAKETEETYDERQRTRAAVIEAERLTDAQTQKERKNLLSFAQKEKRKRDLGQASRGKSYVEEEKRLLRESGIYSGFDS from the exons ATGAAAAGGGCAAAGCCCTGGAGTGACGGAGACGATGATGATTCCTCGTCTGATGAATCTTCAACCCTAGATACTGACGCAGAGTCTAATGATGGGTCTAACAAGAACAAGGTAGATGTTAGCGTAACATCTAGAAGACCATCCAAAGAAAAGGCATCTGAAG GTGATTCTGGAAAGCGGAAGAACAGGGCTATTGATTTTGAAGCTTTGAGTCGACATGGCTATAAAGGTGGTCTATCAGTTTTGAGTGTGCCTCTTCCACAAGACGGGAATGACCAAAAGCAAGATTGGTCTTGGTCGACTGGCAAGGAAGGTCATCCCGCGAAGGAGACTGAAGAAACTTATGATGAGCGGCAGAGAACTAGAGCAGCTGTTATCGAAGCAGAGAGGCTAACAGATGCACAAACtcagaaagagagaaagaaccTCCTCTCATTTGCCcagaaagagaagaggaaaagaGATCTTGGTCAGGCCAGTAGGGGGAAGAGCTATgttgaagaagagaagaggcTGCTGAGGGAGAGTGGCATCTATTCAGGTTTTGATTCCTGA
- the LOC127798432 gene encoding type IV inositol polyphosphate 5-phosphatase 7-like, protein MRDGNSNKSKLSWSKTLVKKWFSVKNKARDSDPDDAIHQAGDEDWRKNVSEKEACTISESRIERPNRRNSVRFRERKIGLDASQVTNVHNYSIFVATWNVAGKSPPSYLNLKDWLHSSPAADIYVLGFQEIVPLNAGNVLGTEDNGPAGKWVTLIQKILDIVPDSIVGLNADFEGSTRRNASSIFHDSSFQSVSHSMRMMENNTLMPQPRLERRFSVCDGVFISHKPSDYDPNVSGDFSSDDENEPGDFSPDTTHYLPVSQNCSIFMEEGDGYLGQSRYCLVASKQMVGIFLTVWVKTDLRHVVHNMKISCVGTGLMGYLGNKGSISISMSLHQTSFCFVCSHLTSGQKDGDELRRNSDVAEILRKTRFPRAQSMEGENSPRTILEHDRIIWLGDLNYRIALSYHCAKALVDMRNWRTLLENDQLRIEQRQGHVFEGWSEGKIYFPPTYKYLKNSDKYAGDDINPKAKRRTPSWCDRILWYGIGLHQISYARGESRFSDHRPVYSTFLAEVESISFSRNKRSLNCSSSRIEVEELLPHLD, encoded by the exons ATGAGAGATGGGAACTCCAATAAAAGCAAG CTTTCATGGTCCAAGACGCTGGTCAAGAAATGGTTCAGTGTCAAGAACAAAGCCCGAGACTCCGATCCGGACGATGCCATTCACCAAG CTGGCGATGAAGACTGGAGGAAGAATGTATCAGAGAAGGAGGCATGCACTATCAGTGAAAGCAGAATAG AGAGACCAAATAGGAGGAATTCTGTTCGTTTCCGGGAAAGAAAGATCGGCCTAGATGCTTCCCAAGTAACCAATGTGCATAATTATAG CATCTTTGTAGCTACATGGAATGTGGCCGGAAAGTCTCCTCCGAGTTATTTGAATCTCAAAGATTGGCTCCATTCCTCTCCTGCTGCAGACATCTATGTTCTTGG GTTCCAAGAAATTGTGCCTTTAAATGCTGGTAATGTCTTGGGTACAGAAGACAATGGCCCGGCAGGGAAATGGGTAACACTCATCCAAAAGATTCTAGACATTGTTCCGGACTCTATTGTGGGGCTAAATGCAGACTTTGAAGGGTCAACAAGACGAAATGCCTCGTCTATCTTCCACGATAGCTCGTTTCAGTCCGTGAGTCACAGCATgcgaatgatggaaaacaacaCGTTGATGCCACAACCCCGACTTGAACGTAGATTCAGCGTTTGTGATGGTGTTTTCATTAGTCACAAACCCAGTGATTATGACCCAAATGTCAGTGGAGATTTTTCATCCGATGATGAGAATGAGCCTGGAGATTTTTCACCGGATACCACACACTATTTGCCAGTTTCCCAAAACTGTTCTATTTTCATGGAGGAAGGAGATGGATATCTGGGGCAATCAAGGTACTGTTTGGTTGCCAGTAAGCAAATGGTTGGGATATTCCTCACAGTATGGGTGAAGACTGATCTAAGGCACGTTGTTCACAACATGAAAATTTCTTGTGTGGGAACAGGGTTGATGGGTTATCTTGGCAATAAG GGTTCTATTTCAATCAGCATGTCTTTGCACCAAACAAGCTTCTGCTTTGTTTGCAGTCACTTAACCTCCGGGCAGAAGGATGGCGACGAGCTGCGAAGAAACTCTGATGTAGCGGAAATTCTGAGGAAGACTAGGTTTCCAAGAGCTCAGAGCATGGAGGGCGAGAATTCCCCCCGAACAATCCTCGAACACGA CCGGATTATTTGGCTCGGGGATTTGAATTACCGCATTGCACTGTCTTACCATTGTGCAAAGGCTCTTGTTGATATGCGCAACTGGAGGACTTTGTTAGAAAATGACCAG CTCCGGATAGAGCAGAGGCAGGGACATGTCTTCGAGGGATGGAGTGAAGGAAAGATCTATTTTCCTCCCACATACAAGTACTTGAAGAATTCAGACAAATATGCGGGAGATGACATCAACCCAAAAGCGAAGCGAAGAACACCCTCATG GTGTGATCGAATATTATGGTATGGTATAGGACTTCATCAAATATCTTATGCACGTGGAGAGTCCAGATTCTCGGATCATAGACCAGTCTATAGCACATTTTTGGCAGAAGTAGAATCCATCAGTTTCAGCCGAAATAAGAGAAGTTTGAATTGTTCCAGTTCTAGGATTGAGGTAGAAGAGTTGTTGCCACACTTGGATTGA